In Erigeron canadensis isolate Cc75 chromosome 6, C_canadensis_v1, whole genome shotgun sequence, the following are encoded in one genomic region:
- the LOC122603597 gene encoding 60S ribosomal protein L24: MVLKTELCRFSGQKIYPGRGIRFIRSDSQVFLFANSKCKRYFHNKLKPSKLTWTAMYRKQHKKDIAQETAKKRRRATKKPYSRAIVGATLEVIQKKRSEKPEVRDAAREAALREIKERIKKTKDEKKAKKAEVVSKQKTQGKGGNVAKTGKGPKLGGGGGKR; the protein is encoded by the exons ATGGTTCTCAA GACTGAGCTTTGCCGATTCAGCGGTCAAAAAATTTATCCAGGAAGGGGTATTCGATTCATCCGATCCGACTCTcag GTGTTTTTGTTTGCAAACTCAAAATGCAAGAGGTATTTTCACAATAAGTTGAAGCCGTCCAAGCTCACATGGACTGCCATGTACCGAAAGCAACACAAAAAG GATATTGCTCAAGAAACGGCAAAGAAGAGGCGTCGTGCCACCAAGAAGCCGTATTCCAGAGCTATTGTTGGAGCTACATTGGAAGTGATTCAGAAGAAAAGAAGCGAGAAACCTGAAGTTCGTGATGCTGCTAGGGAGGCTGCTCTTCG TGAAATCAAGGAAAGGATCAAGAAAACCAAGGACGAGAAGAAGGCAAAGAAAGCTGAGGTAGTATCAAAACAAAAGACACAAGGAAAGGGTGGAAATGTGGCGAAGACAGGTAAGGGACCTAAacttggaggtggtggtggaaaGCGTTGA
- the LOC122602976 gene encoding CEN-like protein 1 — MSLVVGRVIGDVVDPFTPSVIMEVTYNPNYQVFNGHELMPTTIAHKPQVQIGGVDMRSSYTIIMTDPDAPSPSDPYLREHLHWIVTDIPGTTDATFGREIVSYEKPKPVIGIHRYVFLLFKQRARQSVRTPVSRDNFNTRAFSQENDLGSPVAAVYFNAQRENAARRR; from the exons ATGTCACTTGTAGTAGGAAGGGTGATAGGAGATGTGGTCGACCCATTCACACCAAGTGTGATAATGGAAGTAACCTACAATCCCAATTACCAGGTCTTTAATGGCCATGAGCTAATGCCTACTACCATTGCACACAAACCACAGGTTCAAATTGGCGGAGTGGACATGAGATCTTCTTATACTATT ATCATGACAGACCCAGATGCTCCAAGCCCAAGTGATCCTTACTTAAGAGAACATCTCCATTG GATCGTCACTGACATTCCTGGTACCACTGACGCTACTTTTG GAAGGGAGATTGTGAGCTATGAAAAACCCAAGCCAGTTATAGGAATCCATCGATATGTGTTCttattgttcaaacaaagagcTAGGCAATCAGTAAGGACACCTGTTTCTCGTGATAATTTCAATACTCGTGCCTTCTCTCAAGAAAATGACCTAGGGTCACCGGTTGCTGCTGTCTACTTCAATGCTCAAAGAGAAAATGCGGCCCGCAGAAGATAA